The following coding sequences lie in one Salvelinus fontinalis isolate EN_2023a chromosome 21, ASM2944872v1, whole genome shotgun sequence genomic window:
- the LOC129818501 gene encoding glutamate receptor ionotropic, NMDA 1-like isoform X1 — protein sequence MRLFLLAVFLSCSCARGGCEPKIVNIGAVLSQKRYEQVFKDAVTQANQIYGRDKFKLTAISVTHKPNAIQMALSVCEDLISNQVYAILVSHPPQSNDHLTPTPVSYTAGFYRIPVVGLTTRMSIYSDKSIHLSFLRTVPPYSHQAHVWFDMMREFRWNHIILIVSDDHEGRAAQKRLETLLEERETKNKKRNYENLDQLSYDNKRGPKAEKVLQFSQETNLTALLLEAKELEARVIILSASEEDAAAVYKAARFLNMTGSGYVWLVGEREMSGKALSEAPDGLIGLQLINGKNESAHINDAVAVVAQSIQELFEKENITEPPRGCVGNTNIWKTGPLFKRVLMSSKYPEGLTGRVEFNDDGDRKYAHYSILNYQKSRLIQVGIYNGTQVVMNNQRKIIWPGGETEKPRGFQMSTRLKIVTIHQEPFVYVKPTEQDGTCKEEKTLNGVADIKKVICTGPNETIPGNTTGRPIVPQCCYGFCIDLLIKLAGTMNFTYEVHLVADGKFGTQERVNNSNKKEWNGMMGELLGGLADMIVAPLTINNERAQYIEFSKPFKYQGLTILVKKEIPRSTLDSFMQPFQSTLWLLVGLSVHVVAVMLYLLDRFSPFGRFKVNSEEEEEDALTLSSAMWFSWGVLLNSGIGEGAPRSFSARILGMVWAGFAMIIVASYTANLAAFLVLDRPEERITGINDPRLRNPSDKFIYATVKQSSVDIYFRRQVELSTMYRHMEKHNYESAAEAIQAVRDNKLHAFIWDSAVLEFEASQKCDLVTTGELFFRSGFGIGMRKDSPWKQNVSLAILSSHENGFMEDLDKTWVRYQECDSRSNAPATLTFENMAGVFMLVAGGIAAGIFLIFIEIAYKRHKDARRKQMQLAFAAVNVWRKNLQDSKEASGSQAVGASMTPSLPSSSLETQDDRKSGRAEPPDPKKKASFRSISTSLASSIKRRRSSKDTQYPPTDITGQLNLSDPSVSTVV from the exons ATGCGTCTGTTTCTGCTGGCGGTGTTCCTCTCGTGCTCCTGTGCGCGAGGCGGCTGCGAGCCGAAGATAGTGAACATCGGAGCAGTCCTGAGTCAGAAGAGGTACGAGCAAGTCTTTAAGGATGCGGTGACCCAGGCGAATCAGATCTACGGGAGAGATAAATTCAAGTTGACCGCCATCTCCGTAACGCACAAACCCAACGCTATCCAGATGGCTCTCTCCGTCTGCGAGGACCTCATCTCTAACCAG GTGTATGCCATCCTGGTGAGTCATCCTCCCCAGTCCAATGACCACCTCACCCCCACGCCTGTGTCCTACACCGCAGGCTTCTACCGCATCCCTGTGGTGGGCCTCACCACACGCATGTCCATCTACTCCGACAAG AGTATCCACTTGTCCTTTCTGCGGACTGTCCCCCCGTACTCCCACCAGGCTCACGTGTGGTTCGACATGATGCGAGAGTTTCGATGGAACCACATCATCCTGATTGTCAGCGATGATCACGAGGGGCGGGCCGCGCAGAAGAGACTGGAGACCCTACTGGAGGAGAGGGAAACAAAG AATAAAAAAAGGAACTATGAAAACCTCGACCAACTGTCCTATGACAACAAGCGAGGACCTAAG GCAGAGAAAGTCCTCCAGTTCAGCCAGGAGACTAACTTAACTGCTCTGCTTCTGGAGGCCAAAGAGCTGGAGGCTCGTGTCATCATCCTCTCCGCCAG TGAAGAGGACGCTGCTGCAGTTTACAAGGCTGCCCGTTTCCTCAACATGACGGGCTCGGGTTACGTGTGGCTGGTGGGAGAGCGGGAGATGTCGGGTAAAGCCCTGAGTGAGGCACCAGATG gtctcatcgGCCTCCAGCTCATCAACGGCAAGAACGAGTCGGCCCACATCAACGACGCAGTGGCAGTGGTGGCTCAGTCCATCCAGGAGCTCTTTGAGAAGGAGAACATCACGGAGCCGCCGAGAGGCTGTGTGGGAAACACCAACATCTGGAAGACCGGGCCCCTCTTCAAAAG GGTTCTGATGTCATCAAAGTACCCAGAGGGCCTCACTGGACGTGTGGAGTTCAATGACGATGGCGACAGGAAGTACGCTCACTACAGCATTCTCAACTACCAGAAGAGTCGACTCATTCAAGTCGGGATTTACAATGGAACACAG GTGGTGATGAATAATCAGAGGAAGATCATCTGGccggggggagagacagagaaaccgcGGGGCTTTCAGATGTCCACAAGACTTAAG atagtgaccATACACCAGGAGCCCTTTGTGTATGTGAAGCCCACTGAGCAGGATGGAACCTGCAAGGAGGAAAAAACATTAAATGGAGTGGCAGATATTAAAAAGGTGATCTGCACTGGACCAAATGAGACCATCCCAGGTAACACAACAGG ACGTCCAATTGTACCTCAATGTTGTTATGGATTCTGTATCGATCTACTTATCAAGTTGGCCGGAACCATGAACTTTACCTATGAGGTGCACCTGGTGGCTGATGGGAAATTTGGAACACAGGAGCGG GTGAACAACAGCAACAAGAAAGAGTGGAATGGCATGATGGGAGAGCTCCTGGGGGGTCTGGCAGATATGATCGTTGCCCCGCTGACGATAAACAACGAACGAGCCCAGTACATCGAATTCTCCAAACCTTTTAAGTACCAAGGCCTAACCATCCTCGTTAAAAAG GAAATCCCTCGCAGTACACTGGACTCGTTCATGCAGCCGTTTCAGAGCACACTGTGGCTGCTGGTGGGTCTTTCGGTGCATGTGGTGGCGGTGATGCTTTACCTACTAGACCGGTTCAG CCCGTTTGGGAGGTTTAAAGTAAAcagtgaagaagaagaagaagacgccCTCACCTTGTCGTCAGCCATGTGGTTCTCCTGGGGAGTTTTGCTTAACTCCGGTATTGGGGAAG GCGCGCCGCGCAGCTTCTCAGCGAGAATCTTGGGCATGGTGTGGGCCGGCTTTGCCATGATTATAGTGGCATCATATACTGCCAACCTGGCTGCCTTCCTGGTGCTGGACCGGCCTGAGGAGCGCATCACCGGCATCAACGACCCGAGG CTGAGGAACCCATCAGACAAGTTCATCTACGCCACTGTGAAGCAGAGCTCTGTGGACATCTACTTCCGGCGGCAGGTGGAGCTTAGCACCATGTACCGCCACATGGAGAAGCACAACTACGAGAGTGCCGCTGAGGCTATCCAGGCCGTGCGCGACAA CAAGCTGCATGCTTTCATCTGGGACTCTGCGGTGCTGGAGTTTGAAGCCTCGCAGAAGTGCGACCTGGTGACCACGGGAGAGCTGTTTTTCCGTTCGGGCTTTGGCATAGGCATGCGCAAGGACAGCCCCTGGAAACAGAATGTGTCCCTGGCCATTCTCAG TTCCCATGAGAATGGCTTCATGGAAGATCTAGATAAAACCTGGGTGAGATACCAGGAGTGTGACTCACGGAGCAATGCCCCAGCCACACTCACCTTTGAGAACATGGCAG gagtGTTCATGCTGGTGGCTGGAGGCATAGCAGCAGGGATCTTCCTCATCTTTATTGAGATCGCCTACAAGCGGCACAAAGACGCCCGCAGGAAGCAGATGCAGCTGGCCTTTGCGGCCGTCAACGTCTGGAGGAAGAACCTGCAG gacagtaaggaggcctctGGGAGCCAAGCTGTGGGCGCATCGATGACTCCATCGTTA
- the LOC129818501 gene encoding glutamate receptor ionotropic, NMDA 1-like isoform X8, whose protein sequence is MRLFLLAVFLSCSCARGGCEPKIVNIGAVLSQKRYEQVFKDAVTQANQIYGRDKFKLTAISVTHKPNAIQMALSVCEDLISNQVYAILVSHPPQSNDHLTPTPVSYTAGFYRIPVVGLTTRMSIYSDKSIHLSFLRTVPPYSHQAHVWFDMMREFRWNHIILIVSDDHEGRAAQKRLETLLEERETKNKKRNYENLDQLSYDNKRGPKAEKVLQFSQETNLTALLLEAKELEARVIILSASEEDAAAVYKAARFLNMTGSGYVWLVGEREMSGKALSEAPDGLIGLQLINGKNESAHINDAVAVVAQSIQELFEKENITEPPRGCVGNTNIWKTGPLFKRVLMSSKYPEGLTGRVEFNDDGDRKYAHYSILNYQKSRLIQVGIYNGTQVVMNNQRKIIWPGGETEKPRGFQMSTRLKIVTIHQEPFVYVKPTEQDGTCKEEKTLNGVADIKKVICTGPNETIPGNTTGRPIVPQCCYGFCIDLLIKLAGTMNFTYEVHLVADGKFGTQERVNNSNKKEWNGMMGELLGGLADMIVAPLTINNERAQYIEFSKPFKYQGLTILVKKEIPRSTLDSFMQPFQSTLWLLVGLSVHVVAVMLYLLDRFSPFGRFKVNSEEEEEDALTLSSAMWFSWGVLLNSGIGEGAPRSFSARILGMVWAGFAMIIVASYTANLAAFLVLDRPEERITGINDPRLRNPSDKFIYATVKQSSVDIYFRRQVELSTMYRHMEKHNYESAAEAIQAVRDNKLHAFIWDSAVLEFEASQKCDLVTTGELFFRSGFGIGMRKDSPWKQNVSLAILSSHENGFMEDLDKTWVRYQECDSRSNAPATLTFENMAGVFMLVAGGIAAGIFLIFIEIAYKRHKDARRKQMQLAFAAVNVWRKNLQDSKEASGSQAVGASMTPSLQYPPTDITGQLNLSDPSVSTVV, encoded by the exons ATGCGTCTGTTTCTGCTGGCGGTGTTCCTCTCGTGCTCCTGTGCGCGAGGCGGCTGCGAGCCGAAGATAGTGAACATCGGAGCAGTCCTGAGTCAGAAGAGGTACGAGCAAGTCTTTAAGGATGCGGTGACCCAGGCGAATCAGATCTACGGGAGAGATAAATTCAAGTTGACCGCCATCTCCGTAACGCACAAACCCAACGCTATCCAGATGGCTCTCTCCGTCTGCGAGGACCTCATCTCTAACCAG GTGTATGCCATCCTGGTGAGTCATCCTCCCCAGTCCAATGACCACCTCACCCCCACGCCTGTGTCCTACACCGCAGGCTTCTACCGCATCCCTGTGGTGGGCCTCACCACACGCATGTCCATCTACTCCGACAAG AGTATCCACTTGTCCTTTCTGCGGACTGTCCCCCCGTACTCCCACCAGGCTCACGTGTGGTTCGACATGATGCGAGAGTTTCGATGGAACCACATCATCCTGATTGTCAGCGATGATCACGAGGGGCGGGCCGCGCAGAAGAGACTGGAGACCCTACTGGAGGAGAGGGAAACAAAG AATAAAAAAAGGAACTATGAAAACCTCGACCAACTGTCCTATGACAACAAGCGAGGACCTAAG GCAGAGAAAGTCCTCCAGTTCAGCCAGGAGACTAACTTAACTGCTCTGCTTCTGGAGGCCAAAGAGCTGGAGGCTCGTGTCATCATCCTCTCCGCCAG TGAAGAGGACGCTGCTGCAGTTTACAAGGCTGCCCGTTTCCTCAACATGACGGGCTCGGGTTACGTGTGGCTGGTGGGAGAGCGGGAGATGTCGGGTAAAGCCCTGAGTGAGGCACCAGATG gtctcatcgGCCTCCAGCTCATCAACGGCAAGAACGAGTCGGCCCACATCAACGACGCAGTGGCAGTGGTGGCTCAGTCCATCCAGGAGCTCTTTGAGAAGGAGAACATCACGGAGCCGCCGAGAGGCTGTGTGGGAAACACCAACATCTGGAAGACCGGGCCCCTCTTCAAAAG GGTTCTGATGTCATCAAAGTACCCAGAGGGCCTCACTGGACGTGTGGAGTTCAATGACGATGGCGACAGGAAGTACGCTCACTACAGCATTCTCAACTACCAGAAGAGTCGACTCATTCAAGTCGGGATTTACAATGGAACACAG GTGGTGATGAATAATCAGAGGAAGATCATCTGGccggggggagagacagagaaaccgcGGGGCTTTCAGATGTCCACAAGACTTAAG atagtgaccATACACCAGGAGCCCTTTGTGTATGTGAAGCCCACTGAGCAGGATGGAACCTGCAAGGAGGAAAAAACATTAAATGGAGTGGCAGATATTAAAAAGGTGATCTGCACTGGACCAAATGAGACCATCCCAGGTAACACAACAGG ACGTCCAATTGTACCTCAATGTTGTTATGGATTCTGTATCGATCTACTTATCAAGTTGGCCGGAACCATGAACTTTACCTATGAGGTGCACCTGGTGGCTGATGGGAAATTTGGAACACAGGAGCGG GTGAACAACAGCAACAAGAAAGAGTGGAATGGCATGATGGGAGAGCTCCTGGGGGGTCTGGCAGATATGATCGTTGCCCCGCTGACGATAAACAACGAACGAGCCCAGTACATCGAATTCTCCAAACCTTTTAAGTACCAAGGCCTAACCATCCTCGTTAAAAAG GAAATCCCTCGCAGTACACTGGACTCGTTCATGCAGCCGTTTCAGAGCACACTGTGGCTGCTGGTGGGTCTTTCGGTGCATGTGGTGGCGGTGATGCTTTACCTACTAGACCGGTTCAG CCCGTTTGGGAGGTTTAAAGTAAAcagtgaagaagaagaagaagacgccCTCACCTTGTCGTCAGCCATGTGGTTCTCCTGGGGAGTTTTGCTTAACTCCGGTATTGGGGAAG GCGCGCCGCGCAGCTTCTCAGCGAGAATCTTGGGCATGGTGTGGGCCGGCTTTGCCATGATTATAGTGGCATCATATACTGCCAACCTGGCTGCCTTCCTGGTGCTGGACCGGCCTGAGGAGCGCATCACCGGCATCAACGACCCGAGG CTGAGGAACCCATCAGACAAGTTCATCTACGCCACTGTGAAGCAGAGCTCTGTGGACATCTACTTCCGGCGGCAGGTGGAGCTTAGCACCATGTACCGCCACATGGAGAAGCACAACTACGAGAGTGCCGCTGAGGCTATCCAGGCCGTGCGCGACAA CAAGCTGCATGCTTTCATCTGGGACTCTGCGGTGCTGGAGTTTGAAGCCTCGCAGAAGTGCGACCTGGTGACCACGGGAGAGCTGTTTTTCCGTTCGGGCTTTGGCATAGGCATGCGCAAGGACAGCCCCTGGAAACAGAATGTGTCCCTGGCCATTCTCAG TTCCCATGAGAATGGCTTCATGGAAGATCTAGATAAAACCTGGGTGAGATACCAGGAGTGTGACTCACGGAGCAATGCCCCAGCCACACTCACCTTTGAGAACATGGCAG gagtGTTCATGCTGGTGGCTGGAGGCATAGCAGCAGGGATCTTCCTCATCTTTATTGAGATCGCCTACAAGCGGCACAAAGACGCCCGCAGGAAGCAGATGCAGCTGGCCTTTGCGGCCGTCAACGTCTGGAGGAAGAACCTGCAG gacagtaaggaggcctctGGGAGCCAAGCTGTGGGCGCATCGATGACTCCATCGTTA
- the LOC129818501 gene encoding glutamate receptor ionotropic, NMDA 1-like isoform X10, giving the protein MRLFLLAVFLSCSCARGGCEPKIVNIGAVLSQKRYEQVFKDAVTQANQIYGRDKFKLTAISVTHKPNAIQMALSVCEDLISNQVYAILVSHPPQSNDHLTPTPVSYTAGFYRIPVVGLTTRMSIYSDKSIHLSFLRTVPPYSHQAHVWFDMMREFRWNHIILIVSDDHEGRAAQKRLETLLEERETKNKKRNYENLDQLSYDNKRGPKAEKVLQFSQETNLTALLLEAKELEARVIILSASEEDAAAVYKAARFLNMTGSGYVWLVGEREMSGKALSEAPDGLIGLQLINGKNESAHINDAVAVVAQSIQELFEKENITEPPRGCVGNTNIWKTGPLFKRVLMSSKYPEGLTGRVEFNDDGDRKYAHYSILNYQKSRLIQVGIYNGTQVVMNNQRKIIWPGGETEKPRGFQMSTRLKIVTIHQEPFVYVKPTEQDGTCKEEKTLNGVADIKKVICTGPNETIPGNTTGRPIVPQCCYGFCIDLLIKLAGTMNFTYEVHLVADGKFGTQERVNNSNKKEWNGMMGELLGGLADMIVAPLTINNERAQYIEFSKPFKYQGLTILVKKEIPRSTLDSFMQPFQSTLWLLVGLSVHVVAVMLYLLDRFSPFGRFKVNSEEEEEDALTLSSAMWFSWGVLLNSGIGEGAPRSFSARILGMVWAGFAMIIVASYTANLAAFLVLDRPEERITGINDPRLRNPSDKFIYATVKQSSVDIYFRRQVELSTMYRHMEKHNYESAAEAIQAVRDNKLHAFIWDSAVLEFEASQKCDLVTTGELFFRSGFGIGMRKDSPWKQNVSLAILSSHENGFMEDLDKTWVRYQECDSRSNAPATLTFENMAGVFMLVAGGIAAGIFLIFIEIAYKRHKDARRKQMQLAFAAVNVWRKNLQQYPPTDITGQLNLSDPSVSTVV; this is encoded by the exons ATGCGTCTGTTTCTGCTGGCGGTGTTCCTCTCGTGCTCCTGTGCGCGAGGCGGCTGCGAGCCGAAGATAGTGAACATCGGAGCAGTCCTGAGTCAGAAGAGGTACGAGCAAGTCTTTAAGGATGCGGTGACCCAGGCGAATCAGATCTACGGGAGAGATAAATTCAAGTTGACCGCCATCTCCGTAACGCACAAACCCAACGCTATCCAGATGGCTCTCTCCGTCTGCGAGGACCTCATCTCTAACCAG GTGTATGCCATCCTGGTGAGTCATCCTCCCCAGTCCAATGACCACCTCACCCCCACGCCTGTGTCCTACACCGCAGGCTTCTACCGCATCCCTGTGGTGGGCCTCACCACACGCATGTCCATCTACTCCGACAAG AGTATCCACTTGTCCTTTCTGCGGACTGTCCCCCCGTACTCCCACCAGGCTCACGTGTGGTTCGACATGATGCGAGAGTTTCGATGGAACCACATCATCCTGATTGTCAGCGATGATCACGAGGGGCGGGCCGCGCAGAAGAGACTGGAGACCCTACTGGAGGAGAGGGAAACAAAG AATAAAAAAAGGAACTATGAAAACCTCGACCAACTGTCCTATGACAACAAGCGAGGACCTAAG GCAGAGAAAGTCCTCCAGTTCAGCCAGGAGACTAACTTAACTGCTCTGCTTCTGGAGGCCAAAGAGCTGGAGGCTCGTGTCATCATCCTCTCCGCCAG TGAAGAGGACGCTGCTGCAGTTTACAAGGCTGCCCGTTTCCTCAACATGACGGGCTCGGGTTACGTGTGGCTGGTGGGAGAGCGGGAGATGTCGGGTAAAGCCCTGAGTGAGGCACCAGATG gtctcatcgGCCTCCAGCTCATCAACGGCAAGAACGAGTCGGCCCACATCAACGACGCAGTGGCAGTGGTGGCTCAGTCCATCCAGGAGCTCTTTGAGAAGGAGAACATCACGGAGCCGCCGAGAGGCTGTGTGGGAAACACCAACATCTGGAAGACCGGGCCCCTCTTCAAAAG GGTTCTGATGTCATCAAAGTACCCAGAGGGCCTCACTGGACGTGTGGAGTTCAATGACGATGGCGACAGGAAGTACGCTCACTACAGCATTCTCAACTACCAGAAGAGTCGACTCATTCAAGTCGGGATTTACAATGGAACACAG GTGGTGATGAATAATCAGAGGAAGATCATCTGGccggggggagagacagagaaaccgcGGGGCTTTCAGATGTCCACAAGACTTAAG atagtgaccATACACCAGGAGCCCTTTGTGTATGTGAAGCCCACTGAGCAGGATGGAACCTGCAAGGAGGAAAAAACATTAAATGGAGTGGCAGATATTAAAAAGGTGATCTGCACTGGACCAAATGAGACCATCCCAGGTAACACAACAGG ACGTCCAATTGTACCTCAATGTTGTTATGGATTCTGTATCGATCTACTTATCAAGTTGGCCGGAACCATGAACTTTACCTATGAGGTGCACCTGGTGGCTGATGGGAAATTTGGAACACAGGAGCGG GTGAACAACAGCAACAAGAAAGAGTGGAATGGCATGATGGGAGAGCTCCTGGGGGGTCTGGCAGATATGATCGTTGCCCCGCTGACGATAAACAACGAACGAGCCCAGTACATCGAATTCTCCAAACCTTTTAAGTACCAAGGCCTAACCATCCTCGTTAAAAAG GAAATCCCTCGCAGTACACTGGACTCGTTCATGCAGCCGTTTCAGAGCACACTGTGGCTGCTGGTGGGTCTTTCGGTGCATGTGGTGGCGGTGATGCTTTACCTACTAGACCGGTTCAG CCCGTTTGGGAGGTTTAAAGTAAAcagtgaagaagaagaagaagacgccCTCACCTTGTCGTCAGCCATGTGGTTCTCCTGGGGAGTTTTGCTTAACTCCGGTATTGGGGAAG GCGCGCCGCGCAGCTTCTCAGCGAGAATCTTGGGCATGGTGTGGGCCGGCTTTGCCATGATTATAGTGGCATCATATACTGCCAACCTGGCTGCCTTCCTGGTGCTGGACCGGCCTGAGGAGCGCATCACCGGCATCAACGACCCGAGG CTGAGGAACCCATCAGACAAGTTCATCTACGCCACTGTGAAGCAGAGCTCTGTGGACATCTACTTCCGGCGGCAGGTGGAGCTTAGCACCATGTACCGCCACATGGAGAAGCACAACTACGAGAGTGCCGCTGAGGCTATCCAGGCCGTGCGCGACAA CAAGCTGCATGCTTTCATCTGGGACTCTGCGGTGCTGGAGTTTGAAGCCTCGCAGAAGTGCGACCTGGTGACCACGGGAGAGCTGTTTTTCCGTTCGGGCTTTGGCATAGGCATGCGCAAGGACAGCCCCTGGAAACAGAATGTGTCCCTGGCCATTCTCAG TTCCCATGAGAATGGCTTCATGGAAGATCTAGATAAAACCTGGGTGAGATACCAGGAGTGTGACTCACGGAGCAATGCCCCAGCCACACTCACCTTTGAGAACATGGCAG gagtGTTCATGCTGGTGGCTGGAGGCATAGCAGCAGGGATCTTCCTCATCTTTATTGAGATCGCCTACAAGCGGCACAAAGACGCCCGCAGGAAGCAGATGCAGCTGGCCTTTGCGGCCGTCAACGTCTGGAGGAAGAACCTGCAG
- the LOC129818501 gene encoding glutamate receptor ionotropic, NMDA 1-like isoform X5: MRLFLLAVFLSCSCARGGCEPKIVNIGAVLSQKRYEQVFKDAVTQANQIYGRDKFKLTAISVTHKPNAIQMALSVCEDLISNQVYAILVSHPPQSNDHLTPTPVSYTAGFYRIPVVGLTTRMSIYSDKSIHLSFLRTVPPYSHQAHVWFDMMREFRWNHIILIVSDDHEGRAAQKRLETLLEERETKNKKRNYENLDQLSYDNKRGPKAEKVLQFSQETNLTALLLEAKELEARVIILSASEEDAAAVYKAARFLNMTGSGYVWLVGEREMSGKALSEAPDGLIGLQLINGKNESAHINDAVAVVAQSIQELFEKENITEPPRGCVGNTNIWKTGPLFKRVLMSSKYPEGLTGRVEFNDDGDRKYAHYSILNYQKSRLIQVGIYNGTQVVMNNQRKIIWPGGETEKPRGFQMSTRLKIVTIHQEPFVYVKPTEQDGTCKEEKTLNGVADIKKVICTGPNETIPGRPIVPQCCYGFCIDLLIKLAGTMNFTYEVHLVADGKFGTQERVNNSNKKEWNGMMGELLGGLADMIVAPLTINNERAQYIEFSKPFKYQGLTILVKKEIPRSTLDSFMQPFQSTLWLLVGLSVHVVAVMLYLLDRFSPFGRFKVNSEEEEEDALTLSSAMWFSWGVLLNSGIGEGAPRSFSARILGMVWAGFAMIIVASYTANLAAFLVLDRPEERITGINDPRLRNPSDKFIYATVKQSSVDIYFRRQVELSTMYRHMEKHNYESAAEAIQAVRDNKLHAFIWDSAVLEFEASQKCDLVTTGELFFRSGFGIGMRKDSPWKQNVSLAILSSHENGFMEDLDKTWVRYQECDSRSNAPATLTFENMAGVFMLVAGGIAAGIFLIFIEIAYKRHKDARRKQMQLAFAAVNVWRKNLQPSSSLETQDDRKSGRAEPPDPKKKASFRSISTSLASSIKRRRSSKDTQYPPTDITGQLNLSDPSVSTVV; encoded by the exons ATGCGTCTGTTTCTGCTGGCGGTGTTCCTCTCGTGCTCCTGTGCGCGAGGCGGCTGCGAGCCGAAGATAGTGAACATCGGAGCAGTCCTGAGTCAGAAGAGGTACGAGCAAGTCTTTAAGGATGCGGTGACCCAGGCGAATCAGATCTACGGGAGAGATAAATTCAAGTTGACCGCCATCTCCGTAACGCACAAACCCAACGCTATCCAGATGGCTCTCTCCGTCTGCGAGGACCTCATCTCTAACCAG GTGTATGCCATCCTGGTGAGTCATCCTCCCCAGTCCAATGACCACCTCACCCCCACGCCTGTGTCCTACACCGCAGGCTTCTACCGCATCCCTGTGGTGGGCCTCACCACACGCATGTCCATCTACTCCGACAAG AGTATCCACTTGTCCTTTCTGCGGACTGTCCCCCCGTACTCCCACCAGGCTCACGTGTGGTTCGACATGATGCGAGAGTTTCGATGGAACCACATCATCCTGATTGTCAGCGATGATCACGAGGGGCGGGCCGCGCAGAAGAGACTGGAGACCCTACTGGAGGAGAGGGAAACAAAG AATAAAAAAAGGAACTATGAAAACCTCGACCAACTGTCCTATGACAACAAGCGAGGACCTAAG GCAGAGAAAGTCCTCCAGTTCAGCCAGGAGACTAACTTAACTGCTCTGCTTCTGGAGGCCAAAGAGCTGGAGGCTCGTGTCATCATCCTCTCCGCCAG TGAAGAGGACGCTGCTGCAGTTTACAAGGCTGCCCGTTTCCTCAACATGACGGGCTCGGGTTACGTGTGGCTGGTGGGAGAGCGGGAGATGTCGGGTAAAGCCCTGAGTGAGGCACCAGATG gtctcatcgGCCTCCAGCTCATCAACGGCAAGAACGAGTCGGCCCACATCAACGACGCAGTGGCAGTGGTGGCTCAGTCCATCCAGGAGCTCTTTGAGAAGGAGAACATCACGGAGCCGCCGAGAGGCTGTGTGGGAAACACCAACATCTGGAAGACCGGGCCCCTCTTCAAAAG GGTTCTGATGTCATCAAAGTACCCAGAGGGCCTCACTGGACGTGTGGAGTTCAATGACGATGGCGACAGGAAGTACGCTCACTACAGCATTCTCAACTACCAGAAGAGTCGACTCATTCAAGTCGGGATTTACAATGGAACACAG GTGGTGATGAATAATCAGAGGAAGATCATCTGGccggggggagagacagagaaaccgcGGGGCTTTCAGATGTCCACAAGACTTAAG atagtgaccATACACCAGGAGCCCTTTGTGTATGTGAAGCCCACTGAGCAGGATGGAACCTGCAAGGAGGAAAAAACATTAAATGGAGTGGCAGATATTAAAAAGGTGATCTGCACTGGACCAAATGAGACCATCCCAG GACGTCCAATTGTACCTCAATGTTGTTATGGATTCTGTATCGATCTACTTATCAAGTTGGCCGGAACCATGAACTTTACCTATGAGGTGCACCTGGTGGCTGATGGGAAATTTGGAACACAGGAGCGG GTGAACAACAGCAACAAGAAAGAGTGGAATGGCATGATGGGAGAGCTCCTGGGGGGTCTGGCAGATATGATCGTTGCCCCGCTGACGATAAACAACGAACGAGCCCAGTACATCGAATTCTCCAAACCTTTTAAGTACCAAGGCCTAACCATCCTCGTTAAAAAG GAAATCCCTCGCAGTACACTGGACTCGTTCATGCAGCCGTTTCAGAGCACACTGTGGCTGCTGGTGGGTCTTTCGGTGCATGTGGTGGCGGTGATGCTTTACCTACTAGACCGGTTCAG CCCGTTTGGGAGGTTTAAAGTAAAcagtgaagaagaagaagaagacgccCTCACCTTGTCGTCAGCCATGTGGTTCTCCTGGGGAGTTTTGCTTAACTCCGGTATTGGGGAAG GCGCGCCGCGCAGCTTCTCAGCGAGAATCTTGGGCATGGTGTGGGCCGGCTTTGCCATGATTATAGTGGCATCATATACTGCCAACCTGGCTGCCTTCCTGGTGCTGGACCGGCCTGAGGAGCGCATCACCGGCATCAACGACCCGAGG CTGAGGAACCCATCAGACAAGTTCATCTACGCCACTGTGAAGCAGAGCTCTGTGGACATCTACTTCCGGCGGCAGGTGGAGCTTAGCACCATGTACCGCCACATGGAGAAGCACAACTACGAGAGTGCCGCTGAGGCTATCCAGGCCGTGCGCGACAA CAAGCTGCATGCTTTCATCTGGGACTCTGCGGTGCTGGAGTTTGAAGCCTCGCAGAAGTGCGACCTGGTGACCACGGGAGAGCTGTTTTTCCGTTCGGGCTTTGGCATAGGCATGCGCAAGGACAGCCCCTGGAAACAGAATGTGTCCCTGGCCATTCTCAG TTCCCATGAGAATGGCTTCATGGAAGATCTAGATAAAACCTGGGTGAGATACCAGGAGTGTGACTCACGGAGCAATGCCCCAGCCACACTCACCTTTGAGAACATGGCAG gagtGTTCATGCTGGTGGCTGGAGGCATAGCAGCAGGGATCTTCCTCATCTTTATTGAGATCGCCTACAAGCGGCACAAAGACGCCCGCAGGAAGCAGATGCAGCTGGCCTTTGCGGCCGTCAACGTCTGGAGGAAGAACCTGCAG